In one bacterium genomic region, the following are encoded:
- a CDS encoding DEAD/DEAH box helicase — MHNSSTRRPGGPRRSYSSRPGRPHNPHKPRYGSGKRKPTKFGKQFIDPTKFINAATKPADQTPYQAKHVFADFGFIKDLQRNLDQKGYTVPTAIQDQSIHSAIEGRDIIGLANTGTGKTAAFLLPIIQRLKTDNQKQSALIIAPTRELATQIDDEFRAFAHGLKLYSAVCVGGMNIRPQIQQLSRHPHLIIGTPGRLKDLLDQKVLRLSQVSFFVLDEADRMLDMGFMPDLKAIMAYLPEKRQSLCFSATITPDISQLLDTLLNDPITVSVRTQETSEHVEQNIVRYDGREDKLEKLTEILNQPDFERVLIFGETKFGVQRLAETLSRSGKRAEAIHGNKSQPQRQRSLKAFKDGRVHILVATDVAARGLDIPNVNLVINYDTPQTYADYIHRIGRTGRAGQAGHALTFVD, encoded by the coding sequence TTGCACAATTCATCAACTAGACGTCCCGGCGGTCCTCGCCGTAGTTATTCTTCCCGACCAGGTCGACCGCATAATCCACACAAACCTCGCTACGGTAGCGGTAAGCGTAAGCCAACCAAATTTGGTAAGCAGTTTATTGATCCTACCAAATTCATTAACGCTGCGACCAAGCCGGCCGACCAAACACCGTATCAAGCCAAGCACGTCTTTGCCGATTTTGGATTTATTAAAGACCTGCAACGCAACCTAGATCAAAAAGGTTACACCGTTCCAACTGCCATCCAGGATCAGTCTATCCACTCGGCAATTGAAGGTCGTGACATTATTGGCCTAGCTAATACTGGCACCGGTAAAACTGCTGCTTTCTTACTACCAATTATTCAGCGTCTTAAAACTGATAATCAAAAACAGTCGGCTCTAATTATTGCCCCTACTCGAGAATTGGCTACCCAAATTGACGATGAATTTAGGGCTTTTGCACATGGCTTAAAGCTATATTCTGCCGTCTGTGTGGGCGGAATGAATATTCGACCACAAATCCAACAGTTATCTCGACATCCACATCTTATTATCGGGACACCTGGTCGGCTGAAAGATTTATTGGATCAAAAAGTCCTGCGCTTGTCGCAAGTTAGTTTTTTTGTTCTAGATGAAGCTGATCGTATGCTTGACATGGGCTTCATGCCGGATCTTAAGGCTATCATGGCTTATTTGCCAGAAAAGCGACAATCCCTGTGTTTTTCCGCCACAATTACACCAGATATTTCTCAGCTCCTCGATACCCTACTCAACGATCCCATAACCGTATCGGTCCGCACTCAAGAGACTAGTGAGCATGTTGAACAAAATATTGTCCGCTATGACGGCCGAGAAGATAAGCTTGAAAAACTTACGGAGATCCTAAATCAACCGGACTTTGAGCGGGTTCTGATATTTGGTGAAACGAAATTTGGCGTGCAACGCTTAGCTGAAACGCTCTCTCGTTCTGGCAAGCGAGCCGAAGCGATTCATGGTAATAAATCTCAACCCCAGCGCCAGCGTAGTCTTAAGGCCTTTAAGGATGGGCGAGTGCACATCTTAGTGGCAACCGATGTGGCAGCGCGAGGCTTAGATATTCCAAATGTAAATTTGGTGATTAACTATGATACACCACAGACCTATGCTGATTATATCCATCGCATTGGTCGGACTGGCCGAGCTGGCCAAGCTGGACACGCTCTCACTTTCGTCGATTAG
- a CDS encoding PGPGW domain-containing protein, whose translation MRVVLRHAWRSIITVVGLTLILIGLAFLVLPGPGLLIIIAGLAILAREFIWAQGLLDKAQTSARRQYDRVASRKADRKN comes from the coding sequence TTGAGGGTTGTACTACGCCACGCCTGGCGCTCTATCATTACTGTCGTTGGTCTAACTCTCATCTTGATTGGCTTGGCTTTTTTGGTGCTTCCAGGACCGGGGCTGTTAATAATAATAGCTGGACTCGCTATCTTAGCTCGAGAGTTTATTTGGGCACAAGGACTACTAGACAAGGCGCAAACTTCGGCGAGGCGTCAGTATGACCGCGTAGCCAGCCGTAAAGCAGATCGAAAAAACTAG
- a CDS encoding DedA family protein gives MIDSIAHVIAQFGYIGIFIVMFIETIFPPIPSELVLPLAGYSAYQGELNLVGVIIAGTLGSLAGAGCFYILGRSLQEHKLRAFVAQHGKWMGLKEKDVAKSQQWFEKHGLVAIFFARLLPGMRSLISVPAGLHRIRPLPFILLSLLGTATWTILLVLGGYLLGDRHHLIAQHVKPLSYLVLGLLVVGVGLLLWRRLGGYNKKEL, from the coding sequence ATGATTGATAGTATTGCTCATGTTATAGCTCAGTTCGGCTATATCGGTATTTTTATAGTTATGTTTATTGAGACTATTTTCCCGCCAATTCCGTCGGAACTAGTTCTACCACTGGCTGGCTATTCGGCTTATCAGGGTGAATTAAATTTGGTGGGGGTAATTATTGCTGGCACACTCGGCTCCTTGGCTGGAGCAGGATGTTTTTATATTCTTGGTCGTAGCTTACAGGAACATAAACTCCGAGCTTTTGTGGCTCAACACGGCAAATGGATGGGGTTAAAAGAAAAAGATGTCGCAAAATCACAGCAGTGGTTCGAAAAACATGGCTTAGTGGCGATCTTTTTTGCTCGCCTGCTTCCTGGTATGCGCTCACTTATATCGGTTCCAGCTGGCCTGCATCGAATTCGCCCCCTACCATTCATCCTGCTGTCATTATTAGGAACAGCTACCTGGACCATCCTATTAGTTTTAGGTGGTTATTTGCTTGGTGATCGGCATCATTTAATCGCTCAGCATGTTAAACCGCTATCCTATTTAGTTTTGGGGTTATTAGTGGTCGGGGTTGGGCTTTTATTATGGCGACGGCTCGGTGGCTATAATAAAAAAGAACTATAA